In Mycolicibacter virginiensis, the DNA window GGGGACTGCGCGTGGCCGCACACACCCATGGCGCCGAGGCCGTCAAACACGCGGTGGCCTGCGGGATCGACTGCATCGAGCACGGCTTCCTGATGGACGACGAAGCCATCGCAATGCTCGTCGAGAACGACCGCTTCCTGGTCACCACCCGGCGGCTGGCCGAGGCCATGGACGTCTCCAAAGCGCCGGCCGAACTGCAGGCCAAGGCCGCCGAGATGTTCCCCAAGGCCCGCACGTCGATCAAGGCGGCCTACGAGGCCGGGGTGAAGATCGCCGTCGGCACCGACGCGCCCGCAATCCCGCACGGCCGCAATGCCGATGAGCTGGTCACCCTGGTGGAGTGGGGCATGCCGCCGGCCGCCGTGCTGCGGGCGGCAACGGTGACGTCCGCCGAGCTCATCAACGCAGCCGACCGCGGCCGCCTGGTCGAGGGGCTGCTGGCCGATGTCATTGCAGTTCCCGGTGATCCCCTGGCCGACATCACCGTCACCCGCAACGTGAACTTCGTCATGAAAGGCGGCAAGGTATATGTCAACAAGAACTGACGACCTGGTCGAGATCCAGCAGACGCTGGCCCGCTACGCGGTGACCATCACCCAGGGCGACATCGACGGCCTGGTGGCCGTGTTCACCCCGGACGGCACTTACAGCGCATTCGGTGAAACCTACTCGCTGGACCGCTTTCCGGTGCTGGTCGATGCCGCGCCCAAGGGCCTGTTCATGACCGGCACGCCGGTGATCGAGTTGGACGGCGACACCGCGACCGGCACCCAGCCGCTGTGCTTCATCGACCACGCCAGCCACGACATGCGGATCGGCTACTACAACGACACTTACGTGCGCACCGCCGACGGCTGGCGCCTGCGGACCCGCAAGATGACGTTCATCCGGCGCAGCGGTGCCCATGACGCGGGACGCCCGCACGCCATCGGCAGGCCCGAAGCCCGATGACGATGACGGCGCCAGCCGGAGGAGACATCGGGCCATCGACACCTGGGATGAGTGCGCTGCACGATCCCGCCGAGTTCCGCACGCAACTACGCGCCTGGCTCGAATCTACTGATCTGACACCGCCTCCCGATCACTCCCTGAAGGCACATCTGCATCAGTTCGCCCGGGTGCAGCAGGCGCTCTACCAGGCCGGGTGGAGCCGCTACGGCTGGCCCGAGCACGCCGGCGGCCTGGGCGGACCAGCCATGCTGCGCGCCATCGTGGGTGAGGAGGTGGTCGGCCGGCGCCTGGTGGAACCGGGCCCCTACTCCATGCTTGAGGTGCTGGCACCGACGATGATCGATTACGCCACCCCGGAGCTGGCCGCTGCGATGGTCCCGAAGTTGCTCAGCGGCAAAGAACAGTGGTGCCAGGGTTTTTCCGAGCCAGGATCCGGCAGCGACCTGGCATCGCTGAGCACCCGCGCCGTGCCACGGGGCGACCAGTGGGTGATCAACGGCCAAAAGGTCTGGACCAGCTTCGCCCAGTACTCGCAGCGCTGCATCCTGCTGACCCGCACCGGGGACGCCGAGACGCCGAATCACCAGGCGATCACCGCCTTCTTCGTCGACACCGACACCCCGGGTATCGATGTGCGCCCGCTGCG includes these proteins:
- a CDS encoding acyl-CoA dehydrogenase family protein, whose protein sequence is MSALHDPAEFRTQLRAWLESTDLTPPPDHSLKAHLHQFARVQQALYQAGWSRYGWPEHAGGLGGPAMLRAIVGEEVVGRRLVEPGPYSMLEVLAPTMIDYATPELAAAMVPKLLSGKEQWCQGFSEPGSGSDLASLSTRAVPRGDQWVINGQKVWTSFAQYSQRCILLTRTGDAETPNHQAITAFFVDTDTPGIDVRPLRTMHGVDEFCEVYFDDVVVDGSRMLGKPGDGWQLAMDLLPYERSTCFWQRIAYLYSRFDALIAEVKRQGAAVDNDLGAVYLALHTLRCRSRATQHRLADGHRLGPDTSVDKVLLAGAEQLLYDTARDLLPGVIELDEGEWRAEYLYSRAATIYGGTAEVQRNIIARRLLDLPKE
- a CDS encoding nuclear transport factor 2 family protein, which gives rise to MSTRTDDLVEIQQTLARYAVTITQGDIDGLVAVFTPDGTYSAFGETYSLDRFPVLVDAAPKGLFMTGTPVIELDGDTATGTQPLCFIDHASHDMRIGYYNDTYVRTADGWRLRTRKMTFIRRSGAHDAGRPHAIGRPEAR